Proteins from a single region of Azospira inquinata:
- the cydB gene encoding cytochrome d ubiquinol oxidase subunit II, which produces MLALFDYANLKLIWWLLVGVLLVGFAIMDGHDMGVGTLLPFVAKGDEERRVVINTVGPHWDGNQVWFITGGGAIFAAWPLVYATAFSGFYWAMLAVLWALFFRPVGFDYRSKIAHPTWRKTWDWGLFVGGAVPPLIFGVAFGNLFLGVPFHFDDTLRSFYTGSFWGLLTPFALLAGVVSTAMITAHGAHYLMLRTEGEVYERSRKAALIFGLVAILGFAAAGLWLAQLPGYVLTHADPGGLPNPIDKQVTSLAGGWLANYAVFPAMKVLPALGFAGLVLGLVGALARRPGWAFVASALAMTGIIGTAGASLFPFILPSSTDPVSSLTVWDAVSSRLSLGVMLGATVIFMPLIIIYTSWAYKVMAGKVTLSFIRNNDHSAY; this is translated from the coding sequence ATGCTTGCTTTGTTCGATTACGCCAATCTCAAGCTCATCTGGTGGCTGCTGGTGGGGGTCCTGCTGGTGGGCTTTGCCATCATGGACGGCCACGACATGGGGGTGGGCACCCTGCTGCCCTTCGTCGCCAAAGGGGACGAGGAACGGCGGGTGGTGATCAATACGGTGGGGCCCCACTGGGACGGCAATCAGGTGTGGTTCATCACCGGGGGCGGCGCCATTTTCGCCGCCTGGCCCCTGGTTTATGCCACCGCCTTTTCCGGCTTTTACTGGGCCATGCTGGCCGTGCTCTGGGCTCTGTTCTTCCGCCCCGTGGGCTTTGACTATCGGAGCAAGATCGCCCATCCCACCTGGCGCAAAACCTGGGACTGGGGCCTCTTCGTCGGCGGCGCCGTGCCTCCCCTGATTTTCGGGGTGGCCTTCGGCAACCTGTTCCTGGGGGTGCCCTTCCACTTTGACGACACCCTGCGCTCCTTCTATACCGGCAGCTTCTGGGGCCTCCTGACCCCCTTCGCCCTCCTGGCCGGGGTGGTGAGTACGGCCATGATTACGGCCCACGGCGCCCATTACCTCATGCTGCGTACGGAAGGGGAGGTATATGAACGGAGCCGCAAGGCCGCCCTGATTTTCGGCCTGGTGGCCATTCTGGGCTTTGCCGCTGCCGGCCTGTGGTTGGCCCAGCTGCCCGGTTATGTGCTGACCCACGCCGATCCGGGGGGCCTGCCCAATCCTATCGACAAGCAGGTGACTTCCCTGGCCGGGGGCTGGCTGGCCAATTACGCCGTCTTCCCGGCCATGAAGGTGCTGCCCGCCCTGGGCTTTGCCGGCCTGGTGCTGGGCCTGGTGGGGGCGCTGGCCCGGCGTCCGGGCTGGGCCTTCGTGGCCTCCGCCCTGGCCATGACCGGCATTATCGGCACCGCCGGGGCTTCCCTGTTCCCCTTCATCCTGCCGTCCTCCACGGACCCGGTGAGTAGCCTTACGGTGTGGGATGCGGTGTCCTCCCGGCTTTCCCTGGGGGTCATGCTGGGGGCCACGGTGATTTTCATGCCCCTCATCATCATTTACACCAGCTGGGCCTACAAGGTCATGGCGGGCAAGGTCACCCTGTCCTTTATCCGCAACAACGACCATAGCGCTTACTGA
- a CDS encoding cytochrome ubiquinol oxidase subunit I, whose translation MPTEALVDLSRLQFAATALYHFLFVPLTLGLAFLLVIMETTYVLTGRTIYQEMTQFWGKLFGINFALGVTTGITMEFQFGTNWAYYSHYVGDIFGAPLAIEGLMAFFLESTFLGLFFFGWERLSKGKHLMVTCLMALGSNLSALWILVANGWMQDPVGSEFSYTTMRMELTDFWAVVFNPTAQAKFVHTVSAGYVTASVFVLGISSFYLLRRKHVEFALRSFRIASAFGFAAACSVIVLGDESGYTVSESQQSKMAAIEAMWQTQPAPASFTLFAIPDQEHRTNHYAVEIPWVMGLIGTRSVDKQIPGIDQVQARNRERIASGALAVEALSTLRKHPQDQDAQAVFKAHQADLGFGLLLKKYTDKVTAATPAMLDQAAADTIPHVAPLFFTFRLMVLLGFAFFLLFVLSLYYSLKGNLQDKTWLLKWALWFIPTPWLAAEMGWFVAEYGRQPWTIFGVLPTHLSSSTLSVASLYGSLAGFVGFYTLLLVVEMFLMFKFARLGPESHGPAPTPVTAAQ comes from the coding sequence ATGCCAACCGAAGCACTGGTGGATCTGTCCCGTCTGCAATTCGCAGCCACCGCCCTGTACCATTTTCTCTTCGTGCCCCTGACCCTGGGCCTGGCTTTCCTGCTGGTCATCATGGAGACCACCTACGTTCTCACCGGACGCACCATTTACCAGGAAATGACCCAATTCTGGGGCAAACTCTTCGGCATCAACTTTGCCCTGGGGGTGACCACGGGCATTACCATGGAATTCCAGTTCGGCACCAACTGGGCCTATTACTCCCATTACGTGGGAGATATTTTCGGCGCCCCCCTGGCCATTGAAGGGCTGATGGCGTTTTTCCTGGAATCCACCTTCTTGGGCCTGTTCTTTTTCGGCTGGGAGCGGCTTTCCAAGGGCAAGCACCTTATGGTGACCTGCCTCATGGCCTTGGGCTCCAATCTTTCCGCCCTGTGGATTCTGGTGGCCAACGGCTGGATGCAGGACCCGGTGGGTTCTGAGTTTTCCTACACCACCATGCGCATGGAACTCACGGATTTTTGGGCAGTGGTGTTTAATCCCACGGCCCAGGCCAAGTTCGTGCACACGGTGTCCGCCGGTTATGTGACCGCTTCCGTGTTTGTGCTGGGCATTTCCAGTTTCTATCTCCTGCGTCGCAAGCATGTGGAATTTGCCCTGCGCAGCTTCCGCATTGCTTCCGCCTTCGGTTTTGCCGCCGCCTGTTCGGTGATCGTGCTGGGGGATGAGTCCGGCTACACGGTGTCCGAATCCCAGCAGTCCAAGATGGCCGCCATTGAAGCCATGTGGCAGACCCAACCGGCTCCCGCCTCCTTCACCCTGTTCGCCATTCCGGATCAAGAGCACCGTACCAACCATTACGCCGTGGAAATTCCCTGGGTCATGGGCCTGATCGGCACCCGTTCCGTGGATAAGCAAATCCCCGGCATTGATCAGGTACAGGCCCGCAACCGGGAACGGATCGCCTCCGGCGCCCTGGCCGTGGAAGCCCTCAGCACCCTGCGCAAGCATCCCCAGGATCAGGACGCTCAGGCGGTCTTTAAGGCCCACCAGGCGGACCTGGGCTTTGGCCTGCTGTTGAAGAAATATACGGATAAGGTGACCGCCGCCACCCCGGCCATGCTGGATCAGGCCGCTGCCGACACCATTCCCCACGTCGCGCCCCTGTTCTTCACCTTCCGCCTCATGGTGCTCCTGGGCTTCGCCTTCTTCCTGCTCTTTGTCCTGTCCCTCTACTACAGCCTAAAGGGCAATCTCCAGGACAAGACCTGGCTGCTCAAATGGGCCCTGTGGTTCATCCCCACCCCCTGGCTGGCGGCGGAAATGGGCTGGTTTGTGGCGGAATACGGTCGTCAACCCTGGACCATTTTCGGCGTACTGCCCACCCATCTTTCTTCCTCCACCCTGAGCGTGGCCAGCCTGTACGGCTCCCTGGCCGGATTCGTGGGCTTCTACACCCTGCTTCTGGTGGTGGAAATGTTCCTGATGTTCAAGTTTGCCCGCCTGGGCCCGGAATCCCATGGACCGGCCCCTACCCCGGTGACGGCGGCCCAATAA
- the cydP gene encoding cytochrome oxidase putative small subunit CydP produces MTPSRPRSRLVRELAWILLIKVILLSALWYAFFRPAQRPVLDSRTVAQGLLDRSTVSPHPVAGPGDAPVSSSSRRKE; encoded by the coding sequence ATGACCCCCTCTCGACCTCGTTCCCGTCTTGTACGCGAGCTGGCGTGGATTCTCCTGATCAAGGTGATTCTGCTGTCGGCCTTGTGGTATGCCTTTTTCCGGCCGGCACAGCGGCCCGTCCTGGATTCCCGGACGGTAGCCCAGGGCCTGCTCGATCGGTCGACTGTTTCTCCCCACCCGGTTGCCGGGCCCGGGGACGCCCCCGTTTCCTCTTCTAGCCGTCGCAAGGAGTAA
- a CDS encoding sigma-54 interaction domain-containing protein, with protein sequence MPSSQSNPTDKPMSSPELPPSPALAELIAFIHSLPEPRVIMDGSYHILAANPAYCREFEAPDGQALAGKRCFEVSHRIQVPCDQAGESCPLALSRRQGIPYRMLHQHHTRRGEEHVEVEITPVVFENGQPRYFVETLHIVRQASVQPAAQGLVGRSPAFVDMLEKVMRVAPADATVLLLGETGTGKELVAHAIHEASTRAEGPFVAVDCAGLTETLFESELFGYEKGAFTGAAHRKAGLVEAAAGGTLFLDEIGELPISLQVKLLRLLETGTYRRVGGLETLRANFRLVSATHRHLPAMVAREEFRRDLYFRINTFPIQTPALHERPEDIPLLAQSLLGRVDRRAGRHFTPQALDWLARRRYSGNIRELRNIIERATLMSDGELLDAPDMERVIDPGHQVLLDQHQDDPQAFRQNRLVPLPELEQAYLEWALARLQGDMGRLAESLGISRRTLYRKLQRQEGGEEGTAGD encoded by the coding sequence ATGCCCAGCTCCCAGTCCAACCCCACGGACAAGCCCATGTCCTCCCCCGAATTACCCCCCTCCCCGGCCCTGGCCGAACTTATCGCCTTCATCCATTCCCTGCCCGAACCCCGGGTCATCATGGACGGCAGCTATCACATCCTGGCCGCTAATCCGGCCTATTGCCGGGAATTTGAGGCACCGGACGGCCAGGCCCTGGCCGGTAAGCGCTGTTTTGAAGTGTCCCACCGCATCCAGGTGCCTTGCGACCAGGCCGGGGAATCCTGTCCCCTGGCCCTCAGCCGCCGCCAGGGCATCCCCTACCGGATGCTGCACCAGCACCACACCCGCCGGGGGGAAGAGCATGTGGAGGTGGAAATCACCCCGGTGGTCTTCGAAAACGGCCAGCCCCGTTACTTTGTGGAAACCCTCCACATCGTCCGTCAGGCCAGTGTCCAACCCGCCGCCCAGGGCCTGGTAGGCCGCTCCCCCGCCTTTGTGGACATGCTGGAAAAGGTCATGCGGGTAGCCCCGGCGGACGCCACCGTGCTGCTCCTGGGGGAAACGGGGACGGGCAAGGAACTGGTGGCCCATGCCATCCACGAGGCCAGCACCCGGGCGGAAGGCCCCTTCGTGGCGGTGGACTGCGCCGGGCTCACGGAAACCCTGTTTGAGAGCGAACTCTTCGGCTATGAAAAAGGCGCCTTCACCGGCGCCGCCCACCGCAAGGCCGGGCTGGTGGAAGCGGCGGCGGGGGGCACCCTGTTTCTCGACGAAATCGGCGAATTGCCCATCTCCCTCCAGGTAAAACTGCTGCGCCTCCTGGAAACGGGCACCTACCGCCGGGTGGGGGGCCTGGAAACCCTACGGGCCAATTTCCGCCTGGTGTCCGCCACCCACCGCCACCTGCCCGCCATGGTGGCCCGGGAAGAATTCCGCCGGGACCTCTACTTCCGCATCAACACCTTCCCCATCCAGACCCCGGCCCTCCATGAACGGCCCGAGGATATTCCCCTCCTGGCCCAATCCCTGCTGGGACGGGTGGATCGGCGGGCCGGGCGCCATTTCACGCCCCAGGCCCTGGACTGGCTCGCCCGGCGCCGCTATTCGGGCAATATCCGGGAACTGCGCAACATCATCGAGCGGGCCACCCTGATGAGCGACGGGGAACTTCTGGATGCCCCGGATATGGAAAGGGTCATCGACCCAGGCCATCAGGTGCTTCTGGATCAGCACCAGGACGATCCCCAGGCCTTCCGCCAAAATCGCCTGGTGCCCCTGCCGGAACTGGAACAGGCCTACCTGGAATGGGCCCTGGCCCGGCTCCAGGGCGACATGGGCCGGCTCGCCGAAAGCCTGGGCATCAGCCGCCGCACCCTGTACCGGAAATTGCAACGGCAGGAGGGCGGGGAAGAAGGAACGGCGGGGGATTGA
- the ettA gene encoding energy-dependent translational throttle protein EttA, with translation MAQYVMSMLRVSKVVPPKRQIIKDISLSFFPGAKIGLLGLNGAGKSTVLRIMAGEDKDYEGEVQWQPNLKIGYLPQEPALDPAKTVRQEVEGGLGDLVEARQKLEEVYAAYAEPEADFEKLAEDQARYEAIIAAAGSDVENQMEVAADALRLPAWDALIQHLSGGEKRRVALCKLLLSKPDMLLLDEPTNHLDAESVEWLEQYLHRFPGTVVAITHDRYFLDNAAEWILELDRGQGIPWKGNYSSWLEQKENRLAQEAKQEAARIKAMKQELEWVRQNAKGRQAKSKARLARFEELSSYEYQKRNETQEIFIPVGERLGNEVIEFQGVSKAFGDRLLIDDLSFKIPPGAIVGIIGPNGAGKSTLFRMITGQEQPDGGTVKIGPTVHMAYVDQSRENLSGDKTVFEELSGGADVLTIGKFEMPSRAYIGRFNFKGGDQQKQVGKLSGGERGRLHLAKTLMTGGNVLLLDEPSNDLDVETLRALEDALLEFPGSVMVISHDRWFLDRIATHILAAEGESQWTFFAGNYQEYEEDKRRRLGEEGAKPKRLRYKPIHR, from the coding sequence ATGGCCCAGTACGTAATGTCGATGCTCCGCGTGTCCAAGGTGGTTCCGCCCAAGCGGCAGATCATCAAGGACATTTCCCTTTCCTTTTTCCCCGGCGCCAAGATCGGCCTGCTCGGTTTGAACGGCGCGGGCAAATCCACCGTGCTGCGCATCATGGCGGGGGAGGACAAGGATTACGAAGGGGAGGTGCAGTGGCAGCCCAACCTGAAGATCGGTTACCTGCCCCAGGAACCGGCCCTGGACCCGGCCAAGACGGTGCGCCAGGAAGTGGAAGGGGGCCTAGGGGATTTGGTGGAGGCCCGGCAGAAGCTGGAAGAGGTTTATGCGGCCTACGCGGAACCGGAGGCGGACTTTGAAAAGCTGGCGGAGGACCAGGCCCGCTACGAGGCCATCATCGCCGCCGCGGGTAGCGATGTGGAAAATCAGATGGAAGTGGCCGCCGACGCCCTGCGCCTACCCGCCTGGGACGCCCTGATTCAGCACCTGTCCGGCGGGGAAAAGCGTCGGGTGGCCCTATGCAAGCTGCTCCTCTCCAAGCCGGACATGCTGCTCCTGGACGAACCCACCAACCACCTGGACGCGGAATCCGTGGAATGGCTGGAGCAGTATCTGCACCGCTTCCCCGGCACCGTGGTGGCCATTACCCACGACAGGTACTTCCTGGACAACGCGGCGGAATGGATTCTGGAACTGGACCGGGGCCAGGGCATTCCCTGGAAGGGCAATTATTCCTCCTGGCTGGAACAGAAGGAAAACCGGCTGGCCCAGGAAGCCAAGCAGGAAGCCGCCCGCATCAAGGCCATGAAACAGGAACTGGAATGGGTGCGGCAGAACGCCAAGGGTCGCCAGGCCAAGTCCAAGGCCCGTCTGGCCCGCTTTGAGGAACTCTCCAGCTACGAGTACCAGAAGCGTAACGAAACCCAGGAAATCTTCATTCCCGTGGGGGAACGGCTGGGCAACGAGGTGATCGAATTCCAGGGAGTTTCCAAGGCCTTCGGCGACCGGCTGCTGATCGACGACCTGTCCTTCAAGATTCCCCCGGGAGCCATCGTGGGCATCATCGGCCCCAACGGAGCGGGGAAATCCACCCTGTTCCGCATGATTACGGGCCAGGAGCAACCGGATGGGGGCACGGTGAAAATCGGCCCCACGGTGCACATGGCCTATGTGGATCAAAGCCGGGAAAACCTGTCCGGGGACAAAACCGTATTCGAAGAACTTTCCGGCGGCGCGGACGTGCTGACCATCGGTAAGTTCGAAATGCCCAGCCGGGCCTACATCGGCCGCTTCAATTTCAAGGGTGGCGACCAGCAGAAGCAGGTGGGCAAGCTCTCCGGCGGGGAACGGGGGCGGCTGCATCTGGCCAAAACCCTCATGACCGGGGGCAATGTGCTGCTCCTGGATGAGCCCTCCAATGACTTGGACGTGGAAACCCTGCGGGCCCTGGAAGACGCCCTCCTGGAATTCCCCGGCTCAGTCATGGTGATCAGCCATGACCGGTGGTTCCTGGACCGGATCGCCACCCACATTCTGGCGGCGGAAGGGGAATCCCAATGGACCTTCTTCGCCGGGAATTACCAGGAATACGAGGAAGATAAGCGTCGCCGGTTGGGTGAGGAAGGGGCAAAACCCAAGCGCCTGCGCTACAAGCCCATCCACCGCTAG
- a CDS encoding MASE3 domain-containing protein, with the protein MTPLGFSPALPPGVDRWWQLFKQDVLPPLVLALVCWFGSDVNYLLFHTLAEGSSILIALTALTVATTSLRFTRNHFVVYLAVALGWCALLDAFHTLVFKGMDVIPVTSANMATQFWVAARLLQALAFLTAPLMLRHPLRLGAMHLIYGSLAVSACLLILTGHFPVAYVDGQGLTPFKIGAEYGVILALALTLVLLWRQRRLVAPHLFYSMAATLVVTMASELAFTQYVSVYAHANLIGHLLKIFAYWFLFYALVQHTLREPFSMLSRAASTYEAVPDPTLIMDDRGTILQANGAAARHTGLAVEQLVGRSSHQLFHEAELKQEACPVCAQLASRTQTFLMEIPREGGRSYVECSVAPLTRHSWLQVIRDITDRKQLATEREALLRDLSKRIQELTCTYAMSQLIEKPGLQPDNLLEGIAALLPAAFRWPKELHAHVASDWGQFGHMLPDALPPERLERPILVDGRQRGSLVLWYEPGSHPGVQPFLPEENVLADSAAQRLGETLERLQGAETIQRLSYLYAMLSGTNRSIIHCKSENGLLDSLFQTLVAHGPFPMLAIARTDNGHLPLLITHAHGISDGARLYLAQALSDPRSHFGALWPDIAAGQVIYHPVAEEGAPETTACAAWHGYLQEQGITQFAIMPLMREGEVLGVVALYARGHALFDQQQLQLLEEMTSDLGFALNKLISEKLREEAEKQASLSEGRFREVFQASPLPIQIRSLSTHVIRAINRAHEAWLGYNLDDIGTEKQWYDQAYPDPTIRARAQTNWQEDLSRYLSGEPLRSEEMLITCKGGQQRIAQATITVVGDDALLAWTDLTEIRRSEQTLRESEQRFRCMIEQTVTGICVIRDDHFIYANPRFCELVGWGEDQLLGQSARDLMGNDAAVRQTLEATRARLDRGEHNLNLRVSLHRRDGSQVDLELYASPITWNDGHPAHIVMAQDITDSRIAEAQIANYVKQLEASMKATFQAVSNMVELRDPYTAGHERRVGLLAGAIAREMGWPEHRCENLELTGLVHDIGKIAVPSEILTKPTRLSPLEMELIKVHAQAGYEILKDVPFAAPVAETIRQHHERMDGSGYPRGLKAADILPEARVLAVADVIESMSAHRPYRPALGIDAALEEIEKGRERLYDPEVADAAIRLIRDKHYRIPE; encoded by the coding sequence ATGACCCCCCTCGGCTTTTCCCCCGCCCTTCCCCCCGGAGTGGACCGGTGGTGGCAGCTTTTCAAGCAGGATGTGCTGCCTCCCCTGGTGCTGGCCCTGGTGTGCTGGTTCGGGTCCGACGTCAATTACCTGCTCTTCCACACCCTGGCCGAGGGCAGTTCCATCCTCATCGCCCTCACCGCCCTGACGGTGGCCACCACCTCCCTGCGCTTCACCCGCAACCACTTCGTTGTTTATCTGGCCGTCGCCCTGGGCTGGTGCGCCCTACTGGATGCCTTCCATACCCTGGTGTTCAAGGGCATGGATGTCATCCCCGTCACCAGCGCCAACATGGCCACCCAGTTCTGGGTGGCCGCCCGCCTGCTCCAGGCCCTGGCCTTCCTCACCGCCCCCCTGATGCTGCGCCACCCCCTGCGCCTGGGAGCCATGCACCTGATCTACGGCAGCCTGGCCGTGAGCGCCTGTCTGCTCATCCTCACCGGCCATTTTCCCGTGGCCTACGTGGACGGCCAGGGTCTTACCCCCTTCAAGATTGGGGCCGAATACGGGGTCATCCTGGCCCTGGCCCTGACCCTGGTGCTGCTTTGGCGTCAGCGCCGGCTGGTGGCCCCCCATCTGTTCTACAGCATGGCCGCCACCCTGGTGGTCACCATGGCCTCCGAACTGGCCTTCACCCAGTATGTGAGCGTCTATGCCCATGCCAACCTGATCGGCCACCTGCTGAAAATTTTCGCCTACTGGTTCCTCTTCTACGCCCTGGTCCAGCACACCCTGCGGGAACCCTTCAGCATGTTGAGCCGGGCCGCCAGCACCTATGAGGCGGTGCCCGACCCCACCCTGATCATGGACGACCGGGGCACCATTCTCCAGGCCAACGGGGCCGCCGCCCGCCACACCGGGCTGGCGGTGGAGCAACTGGTGGGCCGCTCCAGCCACCAGCTATTCCACGAGGCGGAGCTGAAACAGGAAGCCTGTCCGGTCTGCGCCCAACTGGCCTCCCGAACCCAGACCTTTCTCATGGAAATTCCCCGGGAAGGGGGACGCAGCTATGTGGAATGCAGCGTCGCCCCCCTCACCCGCCACAGCTGGCTCCAGGTGATCCGGGACATTACGGACCGGAAACAGCTGGCCACGGAGCGGGAGGCCCTGTTGCGGGACCTGAGCAAGCGTATCCAGGAACTCACCTGCACCTACGCCATGTCCCAGCTCATCGAAAAGCCGGGGCTGCAACCGGACAATCTTCTGGAAGGCATCGCCGCCCTCCTGCCTGCCGCCTTCCGCTGGCCCAAGGAGCTCCACGCCCATGTGGCGAGCGACTGGGGCCAATTCGGCCACATGTTGCCCGACGCCCTGCCCCCGGAACGGCTGGAGCGGCCCATCCTGGTGGATGGCCGCCAGCGGGGAAGCCTGGTGCTGTGGTACGAACCGGGCAGCCACCCGGGCGTCCAGCCCTTCCTGCCGGAGGAAAACGTGCTGGCGGACAGCGCCGCCCAGCGCCTGGGAGAAACCCTGGAGCGGCTTCAGGGGGCGGAGACCATCCAGCGCCTGTCCTACCTCTACGCCATGCTGAGCGGCACCAACCGGAGCATCATCCACTGCAAATCGGAAAACGGGCTGCTGGATTCCCTGTTCCAGACCCTGGTGGCCCATGGTCCGTTCCCCATGCTGGCCATCGCCCGCACGGACAACGGCCACCTGCCCCTGCTCATCACCCACGCCCACGGTATCTCGGACGGGGCCCGGCTCTATCTGGCCCAGGCCCTCAGCGATCCCCGCAGCCACTTCGGCGCCCTCTGGCCCGATATTGCGGCCGGGCAGGTGATCTACCACCCGGTGGCGGAGGAAGGCGCGCCGGAGACCACCGCCTGCGCCGCCTGGCACGGCTATCTCCAGGAACAGGGCATCACCCAGTTCGCCATCATGCCCCTCATGCGGGAAGGGGAAGTGCTGGGCGTGGTGGCCCTTTACGCCCGGGGCCACGCCCTCTTCGACCAGCAGCAGCTCCAGCTCCTGGAGGAAATGACCTCGGACCTGGGCTTTGCCCTCAATAAGCTGATCAGTGAAAAGCTGCGGGAAGAGGCGGAAAAGCAGGCCAGCCTGTCAGAAGGACGCTTCCGGGAAGTGTTTCAGGCCTCCCCCCTGCCCATCCAGATCCGCTCCCTAAGCACCCACGTGATCCGGGCCATCAACCGGGCCCACGAAGCCTGGCTGGGTTACAACCTGGACGACATCGGCACGGAAAAGCAGTGGTACGACCAGGCCTATCCAGACCCCACCATTCGGGCCCGGGCCCAGACCAACTGGCAGGAAGATTTAAGCCGTTACCTGTCCGGGGAACCCCTGCGTTCCGAGGAAATGCTCATCACCTGCAAGGGCGGCCAGCAGCGCATCGCCCAGGCCACCATTACGGTGGTGGGGGACGACGCCCTCCTGGCCTGGACCGATCTCACGGAAATCCGCCGCAGCGAACAGACCCTGCGGGAAAGTGAACAGCGTTTCCGTTGCATGATCGAGCAGACCGTCACCGGCATCTGCGTCATCCGGGATGACCACTTCATCTACGCCAATCCCCGTTTCTGCGAACTGGTGGGTTGGGGGGAAGACCAGCTCCTGGGCCAAAGCGCCCGGGATTTGATGGGCAATGACGCCGCCGTGCGGCAAACCCTGGAGGCCACCCGGGCCCGTCTGGACCGGGGGGAACACAACCTGAACCTGCGGGTTTCCCTGCACCGGCGGGATGGCAGCCAGGTGGATCTGGAGCTTTACGCCAGCCCCATCACCTGGAACGACGGCCACCCCGCCCATATCGTCATGGCCCAGGACATTACGGACAGCCGCATTGCGGAAGCCCAGATCGCCAATTACGTGAAGCAGCTGGAAGCCTCCATGAAAGCCACCTTCCAGGCGGTTTCCAACATGGTGGAACTGCGGGACCCCTATACGGCGGGCCATGAACGGCGGGTGGGCCTGCTGGCCGGGGCCATTGCCCGGGAAATGGGCTGGCCAGAACACCGGTGCGAAAACCTGGAACTCACCGGGCTGGTGCACGACATCGGCAAAATCGCCGTGCCCTCGGAAATTCTCACCAAACCCACCCGTTTAAGCCCCCTGGAAATGGAGCTGATCAAGGTCCATGCCCAGGCTGGCTACGAAATTCTCAAGGATGTGCCCTTCGCCGCCCCGGTGGCGGAAACCATCCGCCAGCACCACGAGCGCATGGACGGCAGCGGCTACCCCCGGGGCCTGAAGGCGGCGGACATTCTGCCGGAAGCCCGGGTACTGGCGGTGGCCGACGTTATCGAATCCATGTCCGCCCACCGGCCCTATCGCCCGGCCCTGGGCATTGACGCCGCCCTGGAAGAAATCGAAAAGGGCCGGGAACGGCTCTATGACCCGGAAGTGGCGGACGCCGCCATCCGCCTGATCCGGGACAAGCACTACCGGATTCCCGAGTAA
- a CDS encoding LysR family transcriptional regulator, protein MNDIDFTPVDFRHVDLNLLVVFDALLREGGVSAAARALCLGQPAVSHALGRLRQLFNDPLFVREQGTMRPTPRALALGEPVHQLLGAAKALVSPELPFDPARVEGEFNLAMPDPFEAIWLPRLMLAVSREAPRLRLRVHSLPGARLLGALDEGSIDLAIAGFMPHLASRHEAAYLLTSSFDCLYCPDQLRLPPRPDLAELARHDQVSTTYVGGEMGNAVEEAFRRHGLNRRVVVSASGLLAVPHIVAQSPVVAILPRLITRLFVGHSLFRIEPLPRDILHTPVHLVWNRRRAAAGVHRFMTGLIRAMAPEVEAFLSSDTPTTMIQGMGEK, encoded by the coding sequence ATGAACGACATCGATTTTACTCCCGTGGATTTCCGCCATGTGGATTTGAACCTGCTGGTGGTCTTCGATGCTCTCCTGCGGGAAGGGGGGGTCAGCGCGGCGGCCCGGGCCCTGTGCCTGGGCCAGCCGGCGGTGAGCCACGCCCTGGGGCGGCTGCGCCAGCTTTTTAACGATCCCCTGTTTGTGAGGGAGCAGGGGACCATGCGTCCCACCCCCCGGGCCCTGGCCCTGGGGGAACCGGTGCACCAGCTCCTGGGGGCCGCCAAGGCCCTGGTGAGCCCGGAGTTGCCCTTTGATCCGGCCCGGGTGGAAGGGGAATTCAATCTGGCCATGCCCGACCCCTTTGAGGCCATTTGGCTGCCCCGGCTTATGCTGGCGGTGAGCCGGGAGGCGCCCCGGCTGCGCCTGCGGGTCCATTCCCTGCCCGGCGCCCGGCTTTTGGGGGCCCTGGACGAGGGTAGCATCGATCTGGCCATCGCCGGTTTTATGCCCCACCTGGCTTCCCGCCATGAGGCGGCTTACCTGCTGACTTCCTCCTTCGACTGCCTTTATTGCCCGGACCAGCTGCGTCTGCCTCCCCGGCCCGATCTGGCGGAACTGGCTCGCCATGATCAGGTGAGCACCACCTATGTGGGGGGGGAAATGGGCAATGCGGTGGAAGAGGCCTTCCGGCGCCATGGTCTGAACCGCCGGGTGGTGGTGTCTGCCTCGGGCCTGCTGGCGGTGCCCCACATCGTGGCCCAGAGCCCGGTGGTGGCCATCCTGCCCCGGCTCATCACCCGCCTCTTCGTGGGCCATTCCCTGTTCCGCATCGAGCCCCTGCCCCGGGACATTCTCCATACCCCGGTGCATCTGGTGTGGAACCGGCGCCGGGCGGCTGCCGGGGTGCACCGCTTTATGACCGGCCTGATCCGGGCCATGGCGCCGGAGGTGGAGGCCTTTCTTTCCTCCGATACCCCCACGACCATGATCCAGGGCATGGGGGAGAAGTGA